A section of the Arcobacter roscoffensis genome encodes:
- a CDS encoding valine--tRNA ligase: MSNKYEPSKVEDNYYKICEDRGYFEIDGNKDIQEEGKNFSIMMPPPNVTGSLHIGHALTFTLQDIITRYKRMDGFKTLWQPGTDHAGIATQNVVEKQLLAEGTTKEELGREKFLERAWLQKETSGGNIVHQMRKLGVTPAWKRERFTMDEGLKEAVKDAFVSLYNDGHITQNNYMVNWCTHDGALSDIEVEHEEVNGKFYHMIYKFADGSGELQVATTRPETYFGDTAIMVHPDDERYTDIIGKEVVLPLTDRKIKVITDSHVDMEFGTGVVKVTPAHDQNDYEVGKRHNLEFIKCFDEAGILNDYCGEFQGLERLEARPVIVKALENAGYIVKIEDHKHQVGHCYRCKNIVEPFISQQWFLSEKVAKSSIEKTKAHNNFHPQHWINSYTAWMDELRPWCISRQLWWGHRIPVFTCNSCNHQWADTADEPEACPKCGEKHYTQDPDVLDTWFSSALWAMSPLGWGNNGKLPELYDLEQDMKDFYPNSLLITGFDIMFFWVARMMMMGDHFQGELPFKDIYMHALVRDEHGAKMSKSKGNVIDPLDMVEEHSADIIRFTLAYLAIQGRDIKLGAKNLEQFRNFTNKLYNAANFLTLNVDTFADLKDIEIKTALGKYMQSRLSHAVEDVREALEAFKFNEAASILYKFVWTEFCDWGIEYSKASKESISELGAIFKETLKLVSPFMPFISDYLYHKLSGTSLEDGAESLMVTSFPKEITQDKETEDMFAIIEEAITALRRAKVVIDMGNSKIAKAYIKLDKQIDAALAKPFIEKLAKVEDIEFVDAKVENSITDVSDNLEVYLPTSEIDMSPIIDKLTKQKEKTQKEFDKLNGMLSNERFVANAPEAVVAENKKALEDAKTKLEKIENELKAIS, translated from the coding sequence ATGAGTAACAAATACGAACCATCAAAAGTTGAAGATAACTATTATAAGATTTGTGAAGATAGAGGTTACTTCGAAATCGATGGAAACAAAGATATACAAGAAGAGGGTAAAAACTTTTCAATTATGATGCCACCACCAAATGTAACAGGTTCACTACATATTGGTCATGCACTTACATTTACACTACAAGATATTATTACTAGATATAAAAGAATGGACGGGTTTAAAACTTTATGGCAACCTGGAACAGACCATGCTGGTATTGCTACTCAAAATGTTGTTGAAAAACAACTTTTAGCTGAAGGTACTACAAAAGAAGAACTTGGAAGAGAAAAGTTCTTAGAGAGAGCTTGGCTTCAAAAAGAAACTTCTGGTGGAAATATTGTTCATCAGATGAGAAAACTTGGAGTTACTCCTGCTTGGAAAAGAGAGAGATTTACAATGGATGAGGGTCTTAAAGAGGCTGTTAAAGATGCATTTGTATCTCTTTATAATGATGGACATATCACTCAAAATAACTACATGGTAAACTGGTGTACGCACGATGGTGCATTATCTGATATTGAAGTTGAACATGAAGAAGTAAATGGTAAGTTCTACCATATGATTTATAAGTTTGCTGATGGTAGTGGTGAACTTCAAGTAGCAACAACTAGACCTGAAACATACTTTGGGGATACAGCTATCATGGTTCACCCTGATGATGAAAGATATACAGACATTATTGGAAAAGAAGTAGTTCTACCTTTAACTGATAGAAAAATCAAAGTTATTACAGACTCTCATGTTGATATGGAGTTTGGAACAGGTGTTGTAAAAGTAACTCCAGCTCATGATCAAAATGACTACGAAGTGGGGAAAAGACATAACTTAGAATTTATCAAGTGTTTTGATGAAGCTGGTATTTTAAATGACTACTGTGGAGAGTTCCAAGGTTTAGAGAGACTTGAAGCAAGACCAGTTATTGTAAAAGCTTTAGAAAATGCAGGATATATTGTAAAAATAGAAGATCATAAACATCAAGTAGGTCACTGCTATAGATGTAAAAATATTGTTGAGCCGTTTATTTCTCAACAATGGTTTTTAAGTGAAAAAGTTGCAAAGTCTTCAATTGAGAAAACAAAAGCACATAACAACTTCCACCCTCAACACTGGATTAATTCTTATACTGCATGGATGGATGAGTTAAGACCTTGGTGTATTTCAAGACAATTATGGTGGGGACATAGAATTCCTGTATTTACTTGTAACTCATGTAACCATCAATGGGCTGACACAGCAGATGAACCAGAAGCTTGTCCTAAGTGTGGTGAAAAACACTATACTCAAGATCCTGATGTATTAGATACTTGGTTCTCTTCTGCACTTTGGGCTATGTCACCTCTTGGTTGGGGAAATAATGGGAAATTACCAGAGTTATATGATTTAGAGCAAGATATGAAAGACTTCTATCCAAACTCTTTACTTATTACAGGTTTTGATATTATGTTCTTCTGGGTTGCTAGAATGATGATGATGGGTGATCACTTCCAAGGAGAGCTACCATTTAAAGATATTTATATGCATGCACTTGTAAGAGATGAGCATGGAGCTAAAATGTCTAAATCAAAAGGAAATGTAATTGATCCTCTTGATATGGTTGAAGAACATTCAGCTGATATTATTAGATTTACATTAGCATACTTAGCAATTCAAGGAAGAGATATTAAGCTTGGAGCTAAAAACTTAGAGCAGTTTAGAAACTTTACAAATAAACTTTATAATGCAGCTAATTTCTTAACATTAAATGTTGATACATTTGCTGATTTAAAAGATATTGAGATTAAAACTGCACTTGGTAAATATATGCAATCAAGACTTTCTCATGCTGTTGAAGATGTAAGAGAGGCATTAGAAGCATTTAAATTTAATGAAGCAGCTTCAATTCTATATAAATTTGTATGGACTGAGTTCTGTGATTGGGGTATTGAATACTCTAAGGCTTCAAAAGAATCAATTTCTGAACTAGGAGCTATTTTCAAAGAGACTTTAAAATTAGTTTCTCCATTTATGCCATTTATTTCAGATTACTTATATCACAAATTATCAGGAACTTCATTAGAAGATGGAGCAGAATCTTTAATGGTTACTTCATTCCCTAAAGAGATTACACAAGATAAAGAAACAGAAGATATGTTTGCAATCATTGAAGAGGCTATTACAGCATTAAGAAGAGCAAAAGTAGTTATTGATATGGGTAACTCAAAAATTGCAAAAGCTTATATTAAATTAGATAAGCAAATAGACGCTGCTTTAGCAAAACCATTTATTGAAAAACTAGCAAAAGTTGAAGATATTGAGTTTGTAGATGCAAAAGTTGAAAACTCTATCACAGATGTATCTGATAATTTAGAGGTATATTTACCCACAAGTGAAATTGATATGAGTCCAATTATTGATAAATTAACTAAGCAAAAAGAGAAAACTCAAAAAGAATTTGATAAACTAAACGGAATGTTATCAAATGAAAGATTTGTTGCAAATGCTCCTGAAGCAGTTGTTGCAGAGAATAAAAAAGCATTAGAAGATGCAAAAACAAAACTAGAAAAAATTGAAAATGAATTAAAAGCTATTTCTTAA
- a CDS encoding ATP-dependent helicase, translating to MPLSNLNEEQLEAATCNRGFNLIIASAGTGKTSTIVGRIANLINNGVQPKEILLLTFTNKAAAEMVQRVAKFFGKDVAKQIMAGTFHSVSYKLLKELNKNITLKQPNELKTLFKSLYEKRVFYEREEGINPYDGGYLYDMYSLYLNSNEGEGFGEWVKNKNPDHELYVMIYEDVVLEFNELKKKYGYANFDDLLTIMLETLEEEEFEFKEILVDEYQDTNPLQGRLLDGFRPKSLFCVGDYDQSIYAFNGSDIGIISTFSSRYKDAKVYTLRKNYRSSKPILDLATKVIEHNERIYEKNLEVMRTQTNHKPRLLAFNELFSQYHYISELISQSETPHNEIAIIFRNNSSADGIEANLREFSIPAKRKGGMSFFDSVEIKFILDMLVMQLSHNDMMAFIHVLEHGKGIGKAIAKDVFDALIKLGHGDMFKGLFSPDQDIRNPYESNKVKNIQLGLFDDFIELGSVSKFKDCGFEEAFLGNPILKHPKLSVDGAKYIYDFYLLLKHLRRSRNPETLVSNISSSMMYSKIKEILATKRATQKDGTVNVVQKTKGLAKINRKIMLLKNLSRNFNDLSKFVNSMILGGSEMSEGDGVNLLSVHASKGLEFKEVYVIDLMDGRFPNRKLMSKGGSIEEERRLFYVAVTRAKDVLYLSFAKYDKIKKLTFVASLFLKEAGLVKGDEDEKIAGDPQI from the coding sequence ATGCCATTATCAAATCTAAATGAAGAACAACTAGAAGCAGCCACTTGTAATAGGGGATTTAACCTTATTATTGCTAGTGCAGGAACTGGAAAAACATCTACAATTGTTGGAAGAATTGCAAACCTTATAAATAATGGTGTTCAACCAAAAGAGATACTTTTATTAACTTTTACAAATAAAGCCGCAGCAGAAATGGTACAGCGTGTAGCTAAATTTTTTGGAAAAGATGTAGCTAAACAAATTATGGCTGGAACTTTTCATTCTGTTTCTTATAAACTATTAAAAGAGCTAAATAAAAACATAACTTTAAAACAACCAAATGAATTAAAAACATTGTTTAAATCTCTTTATGAAAAAAGAGTTTTTTATGAAAGAGAAGAGGGTATAAATCCATATGATGGTGGTTATCTTTATGATATGTACTCACTTTATCTTAATTCAAATGAGGGTGAAGGTTTTGGAGAATGGGTAAAAAATAAAAACCCAGATCATGAACTTTATGTGATGATATATGAAGATGTAGTTTTAGAGTTTAATGAACTTAAAAAGAAATATGGTTATGCAAACTTTGATGATTTACTTACAATTATGTTAGAAACTTTAGAAGAAGAAGAGTTTGAATTTAAAGAAATTTTAGTAGATGAATATCAAGATACAAACCCTTTACAAGGTAGACTTCTAGATGGATTTAGACCTAAATCACTTTTTTGTGTAGGGGATTATGATCAAAGTATTTATGCTTTTAATGGCTCTGATATTGGTATTATTTCAACTTTTTCAAGTAGATATAAAGATGCAAAAGTTTATACACTTAGAAAAAATTATAGGTCTTCAAAACCAATACTTGATTTAGCCACAAAAGTAATAGAACATAATGAAAGAATTTATGAAAAAAACCTTGAAGTTATGAGAACTCAAACAAACCATAAACCAAGGCTTCTAGCTTTTAATGAATTGTTTTCTCAGTATCATTATATTTCAGAGTTGATTTCACAAAGTGAAACACCTCATAATGAAATAGCCATAATTTTTAGAAACAATTCTAGTGCTGATGGTATTGAAGCTAACTTAAGAGAGTTTTCTATTCCTGCTAAAAGAAAAGGTGGAATGTCTTTTTTTGATTCTGTTGAGATAAAATTTATTCTTGATATGCTTGTGATGCAACTTTCACACAATGATATGATGGCCTTTATTCACGTACTTGAACATGGTAAGGGAATTGGAAAAGCTATTGCTAAAGATGTTTTTGATGCTTTGATAAAATTAGGTCATGGAGATATGTTTAAAGGTTTATTCTCACCTGACCAAGATATAAGAAATCCATATGAGTCAAATAAAGTTAAAAATATACAATTAGGTTTATTTGATGATTTTATTGAGTTAGGTTCAGTTTCTAAATTTAAAGACTGTGGTTTTGAAGAGGCATTTTTAGGGAATCCTATTTTAAAGCATCCAAAGCTCTCGGTTGATGGAGCTAAATATATTTATGACTTTTATCTTTTATTAAAACATTTAAGAAGAAGTAGAAATCCTGAAACTTTAGTAAGCAATATATCTTCATCTATGATGTACTCAAAAATCAAAGAGATATTAGCAACTAAAAGAGCCACACAAAAAGATGGAACAGTAAATGTAGTGCAAAAAACCAAAGGTTTAGCAAAAATAAACAGAAAAATCATGCTTCTAAAAAATCTATCTAGAAATTTCAATGATTTATCAAAATTTGTAAACTCAATGATTCTAGGTGGAAGTGAAATGAGTGAGGGAGATGGGGTAAATCTTTTATCTGTTCATGCTTCAAAAGGTTTAGAGTTTAAAGAAGTTTATGTAATTGACCTGATGGATGGAAGATTTCCAAATAGAAAGTTGATGAGTAAGGGCGGAAGTATAGAAGAAGAGCGAAGACTTTTTTATGTTGCAGTTACAAGAGCTAAGGATGTACTTTATTTATCCTTTGCAAAATATGACAAAATAAAAAAACTAACTTTTGTGGCTAGTTTGTTTTTAAAGGAAGCAGGCTTAGTAAAAGGTGATGAGGATGAAAAAATAGCAGGAGACCCTCAAATATAA
- a CDS encoding sulfite oxidase heme-binding subunit YedZ — MMKRLAIHITLFLPLIFLLVQLFIIEVNDPVKYIYTISGIVSTVILFFSITISLIKKRVNLLKYRRAIGLWGFFYALVHMINFVVFDAQFDIYFILEETFDKPFIYLGMIAFFILLFMAATSTRKLFRKYSKYHASVYLALLLITIHFVMAQKTIDIDMFCYIAVILVIGYYKLLQIIVKNSKVYTS, encoded by the coding sequence ATGATGAAAAGATTAGCAATTCACATAACACTATTTTTACCTCTTATATTTTTATTAGTTCAATTATTTATAATTGAAGTAAATGATCCAGTAAAATATATATATACAATAAGTGGAATAGTTTCAACAGTAATATTATTTTTTTCTATTACTATTTCACTTATTAAAAAAAGAGTAAATCTTCTAAAATACAGAAGAGCCATAGGTCTATGGGGATTTTTTTATGCCTTAGTGCATATGATAAATTTTGTAGTTTTTGATGCTCAGTTTGACATATATTTTATACTTGAAGAGACTTTTGATAAGCCTTTTATTTATCTAGGAATGATTGCATTTTTTATTTTACTATTTATGGCAGCTACTTCAACAAGAAAGCTTTTCAGAAAATATAGTAAATATCACGCAAGTGTTTATTTAGCTTTACTTTTAATAACTATTCATTTTGTTATGGCTCAAAAAACTATTGATATTGATATGTTTTGTTATATTGCTGTGATTTTGGTTATTGGATATTATAAACTATTGCAAATAATAGTGAAAAATAGTAAGGTTTATACAAGTTAA